In Amycolatopsis sp. EV170708-02-1, the following are encoded in one genomic region:
- a CDS encoding ornithine cyclodeaminase family protein — MDVVTLGPDEIRSAVSMSAAIATVRNGFLALHRGEFEMPTRTVLRDGGFLVMSTHHRPTASAMIKTLSLDFDRVPAIAGTVVWSELGHSRQLVADATEVTRIRTGAVTGIATDLLAPPEAKTCTLIGAGAQAADQVRAVHAVRPLTELRIVSRGLERAEALGKSLGAELDLTAVVLTDADEAVRDVDIVCCATTSTKPLFSLESLAGHAHVNAVGAFRPTMRELPDELLAAATVVIDEREAILEESGEIIHALAAGTITEDDLTELGTALAEGVTKRRGRTVFKSVGVAIQDWAIAGLLARICFDRTK; from the coding sequence GTGGACGTCGTGACCCTCGGCCCGGACGAGATCCGGTCCGCCGTGTCCATGTCCGCCGCGATCGCCACGGTACGGAACGGTTTTCTCGCCCTGCACCGCGGCGAGTTCGAAATGCCGACGCGAACCGTGTTGCGCGACGGCGGATTCCTCGTGATGTCGACGCACCACCGGCCGACCGCGTCGGCGATGATCAAGACCTTGAGCCTCGATTTCGACCGTGTCCCGGCCATCGCCGGCACCGTCGTCTGGAGCGAACTCGGCCACAGCCGCCAGCTCGTCGCCGACGCCACCGAGGTGACCCGCATCCGCACCGGCGCCGTCACCGGTATCGCGACCGATCTGCTGGCTCCGCCGGAAGCGAAGACATGCACCCTCATCGGTGCGGGCGCGCAGGCGGCCGACCAGGTCCGGGCCGTGCACGCCGTCCGGCCGTTGACCGAACTCAGGATCGTCAGTCGCGGGCTCGAACGTGCCGAAGCGCTCGGCAAGTCGCTCGGCGCGGAGCTGGACCTCACCGCCGTCGTTCTCACCGATGCCGACGAGGCCGTCCGGGACGTGGACATCGTCTGCTGCGCGACGACGTCCACCAAGCCCCTGTTCTCACTCGAATCGCTGGCTGGACACGCTCACGTCAACGCCGTCGGCGCCTTCCGTCCCACCATGCGAGAACTGCCGGACGAGCTGCTCGCGGCCGCGACCGTGGTCATCGACGAACGGGAAGCGATCCTCGAGGAGTCTGGGGAGATCATCCACGCCCTCGCGGCGGGGACGATCACGGAGGACGACCTCACCGAACTGGGGACCGCGCTGGCCGAGGGAGTCACGAAGCGACGAGGCCGTACGGTCTTCAAGTCCGTCGGGGTGGCCATACAGGACTGGGCGATCGCCGGTCTTCTCGCTCGAATCTGCTTCGACCGGACGAAGTAG